One window from the genome of Candidatus Methylomirabilota bacterium encodes:
- a CDS encoding SDR family oxidoreductase has translation GIVNDIYHHTISVLGAATSFGRYVSLSARDAFDVEYWPLELYKLAQAPPEKELARRVALVTGGASGIGRAAALRLAVEGAHVVVADLDEAGARKVADEVVAAVGGGRAVGVDMDVASESSVRAGFEEAVLAYGGIDIVVSNAGIAHSAPVDEMSLAEWERSFAVNSTGHFLVARAGMRVLKAQGLGGAFVFVATKNVMSPGKDFAAYSAAKAAEAQLAKVLALEGGPHGIRSNIVNPDAVFRDSKLWSEEIRRERARAQGITVEQLEDFYRKRNILAVPILPEDVAEAILFLASDRSAKTTGCTITVDGGVKDAFPR, from the coding sequence GGCATCGTCAACGACATCTATCACCACACGATCTCTGTCCTCGGCGCCGCCACCTCGTTCGGGCGCTACGTGTCGCTCTCGGCCCGCGATGCCTTCGACGTCGAGTACTGGCCGCTCGAGCTCTACAAGCTGGCCCAGGCCCCGCCCGAGAAGGAGCTCGCCCGCCGCGTCGCCCTCGTCACGGGCGGCGCCTCGGGCATCGGCCGGGCCGCGGCGCTGCGTCTGGCCGTGGAGGGTGCCCACGTGGTCGTGGCGGACCTCGACGAGGCGGGCGCGCGCAAGGTGGCCGACGAGGTGGTGGCGGCCGTCGGCGGCGGGCGGGCCGTCGGTGTCGACATGGACGTGGCCAGCGAGTCTTCCGTGCGCGCCGGCTTCGAGGAGGCCGTGCTCGCCTATGGCGGCATCGACATCGTGGTCTCGAACGCGGGCATCGCCCATTCCGCGCCCGTGGACGAGATGAGTTTGGCCGAGTGGGAGCGCTCCTTTGCCGTCAACTCGACGGGCCACTTCCTCGTGGCGCGCGCAGGCATGCGGGTCCTCAAGGCCCAGGGGCTGGGCGGCGCGTTCGTCTTCGTGGCCACCAAGAACGTCATGTCGCCCGGCAAGGACTTCGCGGCCTATTCGGCGGCCAAGGCGGCCGAAGCCCAGCTCGCCAAGGTGCTGGCCCTCGAGGGCGGCCCCCACGGTATCCGCTCCAACATCGTGAACCCCGACGCCGTCTTCCGGGACTCCAAGCTCTGGTCGGAGGAGATCCGCCGCGAGCGCGCGCGCGCCCAGGGCATCACCGTGGAGCAGCTCGAGGATTTCTACCGGAAGCGCAATATCCTGGCCGTGCCCATCCTGCCCGAGGACGTGGCGGAGGCCATCCTGTTCCTCGCCTCCGACCGCTCCGCCAAGACCACGGGCTGCACCATCACCGTGGACGGCGGGGTCAAGGACGCCTTCCCGAGGTAA